GTCTCTCGAACTGTTCAACGTAGTAAACCTCGGGCTTCTGGGTGGGCCATGGGTCGAATACCTTAGCAAATTGCCCTGCGTATTCTGGAGGCCATCTCCAGTCGGTGCTGATGGGGTAGAGGACTACGGCGTGATGGGACCCGATTATCAACGGAGAAGGGAATCCACGGCTGATGGGCCCATAGTCCAATCCCTTCATCAGTCTCCGCACTTCAGGGTCTTTGTGGAATCTTATGTGATCCATGAACTTTAAGGTTTGAGCTTGACAGCCTCCGCACGTGTAGGGTCCGAGGAGCTCTTTAATCTTCGGGTCGCGCGTTGTAAGGTGGAGAAGGTTTGTGTAGCTTCCGTAACTCGATTCTGGAATTAACCCCCATTCAACGATCTTCGGAGGTTTATACAACTCATCTTTTCTTATGATCGCCCTACGCAGGGGGCCTTCAGGTACGCCGAGGTCTGGGTCTTGGTATAGCTCAGTTATTTTTCTTACTTGATCTCGCATATCTTTCACCAGCGTGGCTTTCTCTACGTAAAAACTCCAAGGCTCACTCTCAGCGGTGATCTTCTCTTTCTCTGCATCGAGACTGCATTTCGCCCGTATTACATATTCCCCAATTTCCCATCCTGCGAAAGGCATTACCGAGTAGTGGCCCGACTCATCCGTATGCCAATCGAACATGTTATATGGCTGCGTATACTTCCGGTTGGGGACTTGAAGTACTTCGATTATGACTTTTCTGTCTTTTGGGGGGGTTAGCTTGTTGTTGTAGCGGACCTGGCCTGAAACCGTCACCGCCTCTCCCTGTTCATATATTCTCCGGTCAGTCTGAATGGTGATCGTAAGCTGCTCCTTCGGAACAGGCTCTGTCGAATATACTGAAACCTTTATCTTATCGGAGGCGGAGGCGTACCCTTCTTTCGACGCTGAAACGATTATCTCCCAATTTCCCACATGTTCTTGAGTCCACTGCCAACGCAAGGAAACCTCCCCATTTATGTCGGTTACAGCTGACTCGTCACCAAATATTCTCCCGTTGAACACGTAGGTTATCCCCACCTGCGCCCCTTCAACAGAATTAGCGTACTCATCTGTTACCCATATTTCGCCGTTGAGATGGTCGCCTACGATGTACTCCGATTTGTCGGTTATCAAGTGAACGATTAATTCCTCTGGAACCGCCACTGTTGAAGCGGGGGGAGGTGCTGTCTCCGTCAGTTCTCCGGGAACCCACGTTTCATACCATTTTGTCTCAGTCCAGCAGTAAGTGGAGGTGATTGTTGTGCAAACGTGGAAGGTGCCGTAATAGCCGCGTGACTCCTCTTTATGGACTACGGTTGTACTACACGTGTAGACTTCCTTCTGGGTTGTGTGGATGACTTTGGTGTAGGTAAGCGTGTAGCGGAGACGAACAGGCTCGATAATCATGGAAGCCATCGCGTAAAATATGAGCGCAAAGGTGAGGGCGGTCATAACTTTGCGAACCAGTCTTCTTCGGCTTAATTTCAATCTAGAAGTTTTCTCCTCGCACATATTTCTTTCCTCTCTTCAATTACATAAGTTACCCTCATAATCGAACCCTATACAAGGACCCCATCGGTTACCAACAACGTGCATACGAGAAGCTACCTACGATGTAGTGTGACTTGCCAACTGCCAAAATCCATCCAGGATGTACGTTGAGGTGAAGATCGTTCCAAAGGGTTCTTGACCGATTGAGGCTATTTCTTTGGAGACGATTACCTTTGTCACCGAATCAATATACCTTGTCCTAGTAATGACGTGATTTGGATCGTAAGGAAACAAATTAAAGCTCGTATATGTCCACTCTTCCAATAATTCGTTTCGGATAACAACATTGTTTTATACTCTACGGCTTATATAGTTTTTTCTATTTATCGTTTCTAGTTTACGGATTGGAGGGATACCGATGAGGGACTTAGGACTATAAGCTTCTGCTGAGTCTAGACCCTCCCGGCGGCTATGATGCTAAGTTTCGTGCTTTGCACAGTGGGAACAACAAACTAAACTGCCAAAAATTCTTAGAGACTAGGCATCAATACTACATTCCCAATCTTATCCCGTCACTCCCAGCGACGTTTCAGAGTTTACCGCGTTGAATTCGGATCTTAGAAGAAGCAAGTGGCTATCACCCTGTGAAGCGTCGCGGGTAGCTTTATGACGGCCATTTTCACAACGCGGTCAAGCCCCAACCCTGCATTGAAAGATACTGACAAGATAAGCCCTCCACCATAGAAGCTTTTAAATTAGATGTACAAACCATGCCAGACACAAAATCATTTTTTGCCAGTATCCATTGAAAAGCCCATAAGCTTAAACCTAAGGCACCTCCCCATAGTTCTTCCCTTAAGGCTAAGTTTGATGGAAGCGGTTGGGAAGAGGCTCTTTGAAGAATACGCGTCTCATAGGTTTCTTCGCGATCGTTGGGGCGGCCCTGATATGGGGTTCTAATGGCGTCATCATTAACGTTGTTCCATTCCCTTCTTACGTAATCGCCTTTTTCCGCGTTTTCATAGCGGCCTTAGCCATCGCGCTTGGAATTCTCATCGCTGGAAAGTGGAGACTCCTTAGACCCTCCTATCCTTTAAAGGGGCTATTCATCCTCGGCCTCATATTATGCCTTGGATGGGGACTTCTTTTCGAAGCGATGAAACGCCTTCCCATAGCGGAGGCCGTCCTCTTAAACTACACAGCACCCATCTTCGTCGCCCTTCTATCCCCTGGACTATTGAAAGAGAAGACTTCTAAGCGAACAGCAGTCGCCCTTGGCCTATCTTTCACCGGCATCATCCTCATTCTCCTCTCCCCTGTAAAACTCCAACTCAATAGCAGCCATCTATTGGGAATCGTCATCGGTATCTCCGCAGGCCTCTCCTACGCCCTCTTTATCGTATACTCTAAGAAAACGGTCGCGCACATTAACCACTACACGTTGGCCCTATACGCGAACATCTTCGCCTCCCTCATCCTAGCACCTGGGTTAATCACCTTCACTTATGCCAGCTTCCCTCAAACTCAGATATGGCTCCTATTACTCACTTTAGGGGTTGTGAACACGGCTTTCGCCCTCACCCTATACTATAGTGGACTTAGGAAGGTTAGGGCTCAGGAAGCCGCGGTCCTCACGTATCTGGAACCGGTAAGCGCGGCCTTCTACGGATATCTTTTCTTGGGCCAACTCCTTACCACGCTAGCCATTATCGGAGGAGCCTTAGTCATC
The sequence above is a segment of the Candidatus Bathyarchaeia archaeon genome. Coding sequences within it:
- a CDS encoding DMT family transporter, whose product is MKNTRLIGFFAIVGAALIWGSNGVIINVVPFPSYVIAFFRVFIAALAIALGILIAGKWRLLRPSYPLKGLFILGLILCLGWGLLFEAMKRLPIAEAVLLNYTAPIFVALLSPGLLKEKTSKRTAVALGLSFTGIILILLSPVKLQLNSSHLLGIVIGISAGLSYALFIVYSKKTVAHINHYTLALYANIFASLILAPGLITFTYASFPQTQIWLLLLTLGVVNTAFALTLYYSGLRKVRAQEAAVLTYLEPVSAAFYGYLFLGQLLTTLAIIGGALVIIGGYLATLQQDVENNTNEKPHH
- a CDS encoding zinc-ribbon domain-containing protein; this encodes MKLSRRRLVRKVMTALTFALIFYAMASMIIEPVRLRYTLTYTKVIHTTQKEVYTCSTTVVHKEESRGYYGTFHVCTTITSTYCWTETKWYETWVPGELTETAPPPASTVAVPEELIVHLITDKSEYIVGDHLNGEIWVTDEYANSVEGAQVGITYVFNGRIFGDESAVTDINGEVSLRWQWTQEHVGNWEIIVSASKEGYASASDKIKVSVYSTEPVPKEQLTITIQTDRRIYEQGEAVTVSGQVRYNNKLTPPKDRKVIIEVLQVPNRKYTQPYNMFDWHTDESGHYSVMPFAGWEIGEYVIRAKCSLDAEKEKITAESEPWSFYVEKATLVKDMRDQVRKITELYQDPDLGVPEGPLRRAIIRKDELYKPPKIVEWGLIPESSYGSYTNLLHLTTRDPKIKELLGPYTCGGCQAQTLKFMDHIRFHKDPEVRRLMKGLDYGPISRGFPSPLIIGSHHAVVLYPISTDWRWPPEYAGQFAKVFDPWPTQKPEVYYVEQFERPYGLSRVSELYQSMYDSNNLFSGYPLTGGAIYVNYEVVGKRSTPPREEASNAVLVDCPVDILITDSEGKRAGMLPDGILMQEFPAYIYQGVENEEITSWYFELPKGTYTIEIIGRSAGTFKLLIGGEAVGNQILKYGEQEILEGGTAKVTIGASDKSPPLSLPNGKTVNPGSFKEPEPKTFSIKLGALIIAVLLIIVVSFLVKRSHLKQKPKAVLTQPRQAMYQSREKTSEGATFCEECGKRIPANSTFCPYCGDKQGVK